The DNA region GCCGGCGTGAACCGGGCGTGTACGGCTCTCAGACCCTGGAGGACCTGGAACGCCAGTGCGAGGCGTGGGGGGCGGAACTCGGGGAGAGCGTCACCTGCCGCCAGAGCAACTACGAGGGCCAGCTCATCGACTGGATTCACGAGGCCGAGGAACAGGGCTACGACGGCATCGTCCTGAACCCGGGGGCGCTGACGCACAGCAGTTACGCGCTGCGGGACGCGATTGCCTCGCAGCCGCTGCCGGTCGTTGAGGTGCACATCAGCAACGTGGACGCCCGCGAGGCGTTCCGGCACGTCAGCCTGACCGCGCCGGTGTGCCGGGGCAAGATCAGC from Deinococcus ficus includes:
- the aroQ gene encoding type II 3-dehydroquinate dehydratase encodes the protein MLLVLNGPNLNRLGRREPGVYGSQTLEDLERQCEAWGAELGESVTCRQSNYEGQLIDWIHEAEEQGYDGIVLNPGALTHSSYALRDAIASQPLPVVEVHISNVDAREAFRHVSLTAPVCRGKISGLGFLGYRLAMEALTESAS